One segment of Haliotis asinina isolate JCU_RB_2024 chromosome 12, JCU_Hal_asi_v2, whole genome shotgun sequence DNA contains the following:
- the LOC137257779 gene encoding uncharacterized protein, with protein MATAKRLTDNYLTCVICTEVFRDPVTLQCNHTFCKSCLLKYTKTQSEGIKAKFIPCPSCRQRTNVTNPGSPVEEWISHLKPSHVLQGLMDDFGPGTEASESGECSVCRNQQKKTPATSWCSSCDSFFCNGCLTLHGVMPLSRNHKVVALPESDEPQLGDAEIVQNVCDRESVPNLIQTIHCKKVRGIAHPMLKDITVLVVDGIKVTVVVDYINKVVLTYYTHDDPCPKYIQLSAGPCTVIQLTNRQVVITVPNSNEIVTLKVYPHPVILSTVKTYRSYYGLAYFSPSRLVAGGIDRTDILDMEGNVLKSINTSPVSSPDYIHVTGNRKVIVSEGENKSLVSVTSQGGTVFTYTPTEDRVLKYPQGITTTSTGDILIVDKYSHKVIQLTESGQFVRHVLTAQNGIESPRGIYLDTDGLLYVTCHNCLKIFKF; from the exons ATGGCGACTGCAAAGAGGCTGACAGACAACTATCTAACCTGTGTCATTTGTACAGAAGTGTTCAGAGACCCTGTCACACTTCAGTGTAATCACACATTCTGCAAGTCCTGTCTGCTgaaatacaccaaaacacagtCTGAAGGAATAAAGGCCAAGTTCATCCCATGTCCTTCCTGCAGACAGAGGACGAACGTGACCAACCCTGGCAGTCCAGTGGAGGAGTGGATCAGTCATCTGAAGCCAAGCCACGTCCTACAGGGTCTGATGGATGATTTTGGACCAGGGACAGAAG CCTCTGAGAGTGGAGAATGCAGTGTCTGCAGGAACCAACAAAAGAAGaccccagcaacatcatggtgctcctcttgcgattcattcttctgCAATGGTTGCTTGACTTTGCATGGAGTAATGCCACTATCTCGGAACCATAAAGTTGTCGCTTTACCTGAATCTGATGAACCTCAACTGGGCGATGCTGAAATCGTCCAAAACGTGTGTGATCGTGAATCTGTGCCTAACCTGATCCAAACCATTCACTGTAAGAAAGTACGTGGCATAGCGCATCCAATGCTTAAGGATATAACAGTGTTAGTTGTTGATGGTATAAAGGTTACTGTGGTTGTTGATTATATTAACAAGGTGGTTCTCACATATTACACACATGACGATCCTTGTCCTAAATACATTCAGCTTTCTGCTGGACCTTGCACAGTAATACAGTTAACTAACCGTCAGGTAGTTATTACTGTTCCAAACAGTAATGAAATAGTTACTTTGAAGGTTTACCCACATCCTGTAATACTGTCCACTGTCAAAACATACAGATCCTACTATGGACTAGCTTACTTTAGTCCTTCACGACTGGTGGCTGGTGGAATAGATAGGACTGATATACTGGACATGGAAGGAAATGTACTGAAATCTATCAACACGAGTCCGGTATCCAGTCCAGACTATATACATGTCACCGGAAATCGGAAAGTGATAGTTAGCGAAggggaaaataaatcacttgtATCTGTGACTAGTCAAGGAGGAACTGTTTTCACCTACACCCCCACGGAAGACAGAGTTTTGAAATATCCTCAAGGCATCACAACAACCAGCACTGGAGACATCCTGATTGTAGACAAATACTCACACAAAGTGATTCAACTAACAGAGTCAGGACAGTTTGTCAGACACGTTCTTACAGCCCAGAATGGTATTGAGTCTCC